One window of the Nocardia huaxiensis genome contains the following:
- a CDS encoding helix-turn-helix transcriptional regulator yields the protein MTSGRSNHGSGKSRQLQLGEFLRAQRAKLQPADVGLLPYGEPSRRRTPGLRREEVAELSGVGLTWYTWLEQGRDVAASRQVIDALARTLRLDADQHRHLRFLAGFVEPDNQGPETDRARMQRLVDAVLPNPASVYDAAFDYLAWNSAYVQLRHDPLDTPPARRNLLWMMFTDNDNRARMPRWEFAARAVLSQLRDAMGRRPDDPRLTALVAGLRAESPEFRLWWEEYPVRRFRPATITVEHPSAGAIELELFQSRPVDDPALLLVVQVPATELAAARLSTLLRTAQTR from the coding sequence ATGACAAGCGGCCGAAGCAATCACGGCTCCGGAAAGAGCCGGCAGCTACAGCTGGGTGAATTCCTGCGCGCACAGCGCGCCAAGCTGCAACCGGCCGATGTGGGCCTGCTGCCCTACGGTGAACCGTCCCGCCGCCGCACCCCCGGACTGCGTCGCGAGGAAGTTGCCGAACTGTCCGGCGTGGGCCTCACCTGGTACACCTGGCTCGAACAGGGCCGCGATGTGGCCGCCAGCCGCCAGGTGATCGACGCCCTGGCCCGCACCCTGCGCCTGGATGCGGATCAGCACCGCCACCTGCGCTTTCTGGCCGGTTTCGTCGAACCCGACAACCAGGGCCCCGAGACCGATCGCGCCCGTATGCAGCGCCTGGTGGACGCCGTCCTGCCCAATCCCGCCTCGGTCTACGACGCGGCCTTCGACTATCTGGCCTGGAACAGCGCCTACGTGCAGCTGCGCCACGACCCGCTGGACACCCCGCCCGCCCGCCGCAATCTGCTGTGGATGATGTTCACCGACAACGACAATCGCGCTCGCATGCCACGCTGGGAGTTTGCTGCCCGTGCGGTCCTGAGCCAGTTGCGCGACGCCATGGGCCGTCGCCCCGACGATCCCCGCCTCACCGCCCTGGTGGCCGGATTGCGGGCCGAGAGCCCGGAATTCCGGCTCTGGTGGGAGGAGTATCCGGTGCGCCGCTTCCGCCCGGCAACGATCACCGTGGAGCATCCGAGCGCGGGCGCGATCGAACTCGAGCTGTTCCAATCCCGCCCCGTCGACGACCCGGCGCTGCTGCTGGTGGTGCAGGTCCCCGCCACCGAGCTTGCCGCCGCTCGACTTTCGACTCTGCTGCGCACGGCGCAAACTCGATAG